In the Pseudomonas orientalis genome, one interval contains:
- the icmH gene encoding type IVB secretion system protein IcmH/DotU → MSDPEFDIRGVAWNPLCDAATPLIGLVIRLRRLDQHDNVPALYQAVRSHITAIMEEVNQLDYDAGMLKAYSYSLCLLVDEVVMGTPWGKSSEWSQDSLLNTFHHETWGGERFFTVMNNMIPEAARYQHVLEFMYQCLITGLKGKYGAHAKGDDEIQKIIDQLHGLLRPLRGETPKRLTDPLKNVAPRNYRIKRTWPLWTPWAMAAVVLTVAYTIYSIRLDAITQEVLVSLNKILAM, encoded by the coding sequence TTGTCGGACCCCGAATTCGACATACGCGGCGTGGCCTGGAACCCGCTGTGCGATGCGGCCACGCCCCTTATCGGGTTGGTTATTCGCCTGCGTCGCTTGGATCAGCATGACAATGTACCTGCGCTTTACCAGGCGGTGCGTAGCCATATCACTGCAATCATGGAGGAGGTCAACCAGCTCGACTACGACGCAGGCATGCTCAAGGCCTACTCCTACAGCCTTTGTTTGTTAGTGGATGAAGTGGTCATGGGCACTCCATGGGGGAAATCTTCAGAATGGAGCCAGGACTCGCTTCTCAATACCTTTCATCATGAGACCTGGGGCGGGGAGCGATTCTTCACCGTGATGAATAACATGATTCCCGAAGCGGCCAGATACCAACATGTGTTGGAGTTCATGTACCAATGCCTGATCACCGGCCTGAAGGGCAAATACGGTGCCCACGCCAAGGGCGATGACGAAATACAGAAAATCATCGACCAACTGCACGGCCTTTTACGGCCCCTGCGCGGAGAAACGCCCAAGCGCCTGACCGACCCGCTGAAAAACGTCGCGCCGCGCAACTACCGAATCAAACGCACCTGGCCTCTGTGGACGCCATGGGCCATGGCCGCCGTGGTGCTGACGGTCGCCTACACGATCTACTCCATTCGCCTGGATGCTATCACTCAGGAAGTACTGGTATCCCTGAACAAAATCCTCGCGATGTAG